Proteins from one Podospora pseudoanserina strain CBS 124.78 chromosome 1, whole genome shotgun sequence genomic window:
- a CDS encoding hypothetical protein (COG:H; MEROPS:MER0044357; EggNog:ENOG503NXB4) translates to MPSHISVEGEKPVYERITSQPENPFATLIPDQQIAIIPSFTLESGVTLRNVPVAYTTRGTLNPEGDNAMVICHALTGSADVSDWWGPLLGRAGRAFDVTRFFIVCMNSLGSPYGTASPVTAKDGDASKGNYGPEFPLTTIRDDVRLHKLLLDELGVKQVAAVIGGSLGGMFVLEWAYLGKEYVRCVVPIATSSRHSAWGISWGEAQRQSIYADPKYEDGYYSYEDPPVTGLGAARMAALLTYRSRNSFEARFGRNTPDPSKRQAIRERPDPTTPSEAHFHIHNDGHKWKRSPPRTNSQSENIPLSPSSNNGKSRADKAAEAEEAAPDPQFHGPAKESLTGGEVMPAQSTYFSAQSYLRYQGQKFVKRFDSNCYIAMTRKLDTHDVSRDRAPTVAEALALIQQPTLVLGIESDGLFTFAEQEELAAHIPDARLERIDSPEGHDAFLLQFEQVNRYILGFLKEVLPDIMEKDVGDQGVEEEGVGVVTKSSTFGEAEVGDITAW, encoded by the exons ATGCCGTCACACATCAGCGTTGAGGGCGAGAAGCCAGTATATG AAAGAATCACATCTCAGCCTGAGAATCCGTTCGCTACCCTCATCCCGGACCAGCAAATCGCCATTATTCCATCCTTCACCCTCGAGTCTGGAGTGACTCTGCGAAATGTACCTGTTGCCTACACCACGAGAGGCACTCTCAACCCGGAGGGCGACAATGCCATGGTCATCTGCCACGCTCTCACTGGCAGCGCCGATGTGAGCGACTGGTGGGGCCCTCTGCTGGGCCGGGCAGGGAGAGCCTTCGACGTAACTCGCTTCTTCATCGTATGCATGAACAGCCTGGGGAGCCCATACGGAACCGCCAGTCCCGTCACCGCCAAAGACGGAGATGCCTCCAAGGGCAACTACGGACCAGAAtttcccctcaccaccatcagggATGATGTCAGGCTTCACAAGCTGCTCCTAGATGAATTGGGCGTCAAGCAGGTGGCAGCCGTGATCGGCGGCTCCCTCGGTGGCATGTTTGTGTTGGAATGGGCCTACCTCGGCAAGGAGTATGTGCGGTGCGTCGTCCCCATCGCCACCTCGAGCCGACACAGCGCCTGGGGCATCAGCTGGGGGGAAGCCCAACGGCAGTCCATCTACGCCGACCCCAAGTATGAGGATGGGTATTATTCCTATGAGGACCCACCCGTCACCGGTCTCGGAGCCGCGCGCATGGCCGCCTTGCTGACGTACCGGAGCCGAAACTCGTTCGAGGCACGATTCGGCCGCAACACCCCGGATCCCTCCAAGCGGCAGGCCATCCGCGAGAGGCCGgaccccaccaccccgtccGAAGCCCATTTCCACATCCACAATGACGGGCACAAGTGGAAGCGATCCCCGCCCCGGACCAACAGCCAGAGCGAAAATATCCCGctttcgccttcttccaacAATGGGAAAAGCAGGGCAGACAAGGCTGCAGAGGCGGAAGAGGCAGCCCCTGACCCTCAGTTTCACGGCCCAGCCAAGGAGAGCTTgacaggaggagaggttaTGCCCGCGCAATCCACTTACTTTTCCGCGCAGTCGTACCTCCGCTACCAGGGACAGAAGTTCGTCAAGCGCTTCGACAGCAACTGTTACATCGCCATGACCCGCAAGCTGGACACCCACGACGTGAGCCGCGACCGCGCCCCGACCGTTGCCGAGGCGCTGGCTTTGATTCAGCAACCTACTCTTGTTTTGGGTATCGAGAGCGACGGGTTGTTTACTTTTGCGGAGCAGGAAGAGCTGGCGGCACATATTCCTGATGCGAGATTGGAGAGGATAGACAGCCCGGAGGGGCACGATGCTTTCCTGTTGCAATTTGAGCAGGTGAATCGGTATATTCTTGGCTTTTTGAAGGAGGTGCTCCCAGATATTATGGAGAAGGATGTGGGTGATCagggagtggaggaagaaggggttggagttgtGACCAAGAGCAGCACGTTTGGGGAGGCAGAGGTGGGGGATATCACTGCTTGGTAG
- a CDS encoding hypothetical protein (COG:V; EggNog:ENOG503P4JE), with the protein MDMEREKSPIAEGVVRSAQTMRRAPEPPYIHIPALPGRSSNPTLSIDPFSDLNNSSGAGDYTEEELRELFSHLDTERAVDPSLHWQYAHRRLAQPILDFLYLGPASSVKDHDFLREKGITLIFGVADARYKGILRSIQRAAEEVGIATDSVDVPHMQSMIGLFGQAAQKINAHLIAAARSDPTGQRKGKVLVVCETGNDRSAVFVTAYLMTMFGLDLVQAVHFVVLQRFCVSLTDDDKTVLQTYQDILQAKRDVTRSRGQPQDGSQGQENVRSMIKRRLSRATSSVQPQQAQGSTEDAFMEVDGGYSDDLERFRGGDEAGQRRDFAPFVSREV; encoded by the coding sequence ATGGACATGGAACGGGAAAAATCGCCCATCGCCGAAGGAGTGGTCCGCTCGGCACAAACCATGCGTCGcgcccctgaacccccaTATATTCATATTCCCGCTCTCCCAGGACGGTCCAGCAACCCAACTCTGTCCATTGACCCTTTCTCGGATTTAAACAATTCCTCTGGTGCAGGTGATTACacagaggaggagctccGGGAGCTGTTTAGTCACCTCGACACCGAGCGAGCTGTCGATCCGTCTCTCCATTGGCAGTACGCCCACCGCCGGCTGGCTCAGCCCATCCTCGATTTTCTTTACCTCGGTCCCGCCAGCAGCGTCAAAGATCATGACTTTCTTCGAGAGAAGGGGATAACGCTCATTTTTGGCGTCGCGGACGCTCGGTACAAGGGAATTCTTCGAAGCATCCAGCGCGCCGCTGAAGAAGTAGGGATAGCGACTGACAGTGTTGACGTTCCTCACATGCAGAGCATGATCGGACTATTCGGGCAAGCTGCCCAAAAAATCAATGCTCACCTCATCGCTGCCGCGCGCTCTGATCCCACCGGTCAAAGGAAAGGCAAGgtcttggtggtgtgtgAGACGGGAAACGACCGCTCTGCCGTTTTTGTGACGGCATACCTGATGACTATGTTTGGACTTGATCTTGTCCAGGCGGTTCACTTTGTCGTGCTGCAGCGGTTTTGCGTGTCACTTACAGACGATGACAAGACGGTCCTGCAGACGTATCAGGATATCCTACAGGCGAAAAGGGATGTGACGAGGAGTCGGGGTCAGCCACAGGATGGTAGCCAGGGGCAGGAAAATGTCAGGAGCATGATCAAGAGGAGGTTATCCAGGGCGACATCCTCCGTTCAGCCACAGCAGGCGCAGGGATCAACAGAGGATGCGTTcatggaggttgatggaggttATAGTGACGATTTGGAAAGATTCAGAGGTGGGGATGAGGCCGGGCAGAGAAGGGATTTTGCGCCGTTTGTGTCACGGGAGGTGTAG